The nucleotide window TCTAGTTTATAAAGAATGACAAACCTTCTAATGTCAATATGAGTTTTCAAGAGAGAATGATGACCAAACTTGTGATGATAGATTTAAGCCCCATCTCGtatggcgggtattcatcaatGAACTCCAACACTCTCCTCATACACACAAGCCCTTACATCTTCAAATTGATCACACTTGTCACATTTCTTTATGTGCTCATAGgggggagttttttttttatttattttttttcatcctcTTCTCCTCTTGCATGTGAGGCTCTCTTTTTGGGCCTCACATCTTCCCCAAAACCTACTTTGATATCATGTTAGATTTTTGAAGGATTTTGGGAGCCCACATTAATGGATTTAAACATGTGTGGTCTCAATATGTAGCTCATTTTGTCCAAATGCCATGGCTAAATGATTAGGGTCCAACTCCTTACATTTAAACCACTTCTGATGTGGGACTTGGGTGAGTTCCAATAGTCTTGGACCATCTTTTTCCATATACTGTTGAGACCTTAGAAAATGAATTCAATTAAGTCTCAAGTACCGCACcgccatcaccaccaccaccaccagaatAGTTACGTTACTCTGCTACTCATATTCCCATAACAAAGAAGTTATGGGTTCGAGTGCCTGCCGGTATGGCCCCGCCCAAGGAATAGGTGGTGTCTGACTAGGCTAGACTGCTATACATCAATCTTATCTAGTAATAAATGATTAAatcttatataaaaaaattgttatggtcagatatattaaaacaatacatTACATATGTGTATGAGAGGCACGAAACTAGAAAACTAGTTAAAGGCtgcaacagtttttttttttaagaaaaatttcTTAAATCAAAATGAATTACAATCAGAGAGAGAAGTAAAGCCTGAATGGAGTGAGGGCAtgatgatgagaatcccacatcggaagatgtggacTTCCATCCCGtgtgacgggtattcatcattaGACTTCAACATGATTGAAATTGATTCAATTGGGCActccaatgaagttaggatATCAGCCACTCTATTACACAACCAAAGAGTATGTAAAAGCTAATCGGTAGTAGTAGAGCAAAGATGGAATGCCCTTATCAAGAAATTCCCATTATGCTTGGATCCGGTATCATAAGTCATatcatttcaattttttttggagaaacGGATTTTTGGGCATCTAGGCATGGTTTATGCCATGATCAGTATAGGCCTTCATAGATTTTTTGTTTGGGCCCATCATATGGGTATGAGGGGTCAATTCACCTGGTTTAAAGCAGCCATAATCTCAAGGGCATCACCTCCAACAGAATATGAGAAAAATTGTGATGTAGGGCCTGTTGAATCTCTAAACCGAACGCAAGAGACTTAATAGTAGCTAGCAGGGCCAGCCAGCCGCTATACATAAACTACGCATTCTCATTCAAAGTACGCACCATGAGTTAAGAAGTCTAGTACATGCAGCTCTAGTTCATCAAGAAAATTAACGTGGACAtagaaaatgaaagatttgACACATAAAACAAACTAATTAATCAAGCTCAGCTCGAGTGCATGCTCTccaaatcaaaccaacgttCGCAGCAGTGCCTGCAGTACTGCAGTTGCATCCATTACTTCATTCCGGCAAAATCAAATCCcttgaaaagaacataaaacttcaatcaatcaataatttATAAACTTTTGTTGTTTGTTCCAATCAAACATATAgaagggtatatatatatatgtatgtatgtatcactTACATTAGAAGTACTGGTTCTTGGAACTGATCCAGCTGGTGAATTTGGAATATACCTAGCCCACTGTTAATTGATGTCAACAagttagaacattaaataaaattattaaggtAAATTGGgaaattaaaccctaaataaCTAAGAAGTGAAGTTACATTTTTGGCAGCAGTgctaaaagcttctctatgtgGTATCTCAGGGTTGGCTGCTTTGATCCGCTGTATCTCCTCCCTTCCACACAATACATATATGAATATAGATATAATAAGAATGTAAAAAATTTAGTATAGTAGTACTCTCAGCTAGCTATATAGCTTACTTCATGAATCGATTGTAAGCAGAGGGAAGCCTGTGTTTCTTCTCAGGAGCTGCAAATTAAAACCAAATCATTGATCATagtaataaataaaacaataactatatatattgaGTTTCAAAAGGGATATCTACGTACGTTTTACTACAAAGGGTGCTTTTGGTGACAATGGTTCACTGGATGTGTTACTGCAAAATCCCTGTTTCTCCTCAAAAAATATAACAAACCACTTCTTTTAGTAACTGCAAACCAccaatacatatacatatacatatatatatatacgataAAAGATATATACCTGAGGAATGAATTGGTGATGGTCAAGACACTGGCCTTGAAGTGGAGGTCGACTAGTGAGAAATGATATGTTACTACAATGACCACATTTCACTGTCACAGAGTCCAGCAATCTTTTGCATGGAATCCCAACCTGCACCCACAACATGCATGTAGTTAGTTAaggaaaaaagaggaagagatcGATCGATGGTTGGTAGATATGATAAAGAGGGTTAATTAATTACAGCAAGAACAGTGTTGCAGAAATTGCAGCGGACGTAGCAAAGATGTTCAGATGGTGGAACCATGTCCATGGACGCCTTATCAGCTGCTTCCAGGCTCATGGTGATTTGATGATTCTCAAACACAAGATCTTGAACAAGTAGAGAGCCTTTTCTTAGGGTTTGTAGTGGAGAGTGGGTGTTGTTATGTATAGCAGCAGCTTGTTAATGGAGTCAAAAAGAAAATCTAGGGTTACTAATTATAATACAAAGGTCAGTAACTCAGTACTTACTGGACGTACCTGCGGCTGCCGCTCTACTTTTTTGCAGAGCTGATCAGTTGCACGGGTTCCTTTGGCTACCAGACCCCACTAATATAGTTATAGAATGTACCAACTACAAATTCTCGCGAGTTCTTTGTATACTCGTGAACAAACGTATCCGGGGTTTATCATGTAGTACTGGGTCCAATGCGGCCGTGTGTTGGGATAATATGACTTTTGGTAATTCAAAGAGTTGATCAGGTCCAACTCGGTCATCAActattaaaacattttaacttgAGAACTCAAAGTTAAAAATTGTTCCAATATGAACACTTGGACAGATTTTCGACTATTCGGGTATAGTCAAACTTCTAGTGGAACATAAACAAATCAATGTAAGACATCTTCTCCTGAATAGTGCTAAATCTGTCATTGTGTGCGCGAATATTtgaaaaattttcaactttgggtTTCCAAGTTGGAATTTGTGAATATTTGGTGTTGAGTTGAAAATTAACGACTCTTTCGATGGCTAAAAGTTACATTACCCCGTGTCTTGGTTGAATTCCATgttaacaaacaaaaaaaacacttggTGAACTGAATTAAGCCACGTTAAAAGTGGATCCGACCTAACTTATATAGAAGAGAAGGTATAGTGAAGCCACCACTGGTTTCGATCGCCTAGTAAGGGCAAAAACAGATTACACATATTCATCTTAATTTATACATAGCTGGTTTTTGTCCCATCAAGTGAATTAAATTCcacatttttcttttatgaatTGGGGGCTTGTTTACAAGTTTCATATTTTTAGATACTTAGACTAATATCCTCTTTTCAACGACATCATGATTAACCCATGTCAAATGGTCTTATTAAAGAAAACTTTCCCATTTTTAGGCGAACttctaattaattttgttaaCATTTGAAGAAGCTAATTGCATAAGAAATATTAAATCTATAGAATTGATCCACCAACTCTTGCATGCATGACTTGATGAACATGCTTGCATGAGCCATTACATGTATTATGTATAATGATGCCAATTATGCATGCGGAAATGATAAAGATATTAACAGTTGGTATCATATCCCAGTTATCATAACTGTTGAGTTAGACGTACAGAATCAAAATGAATTTATGGGATCCATATGTCCCACAAGATGCACGTGAAATCATTTACGAACAACTCAACAGCTGTGATAACTGAGATATTAGTTGTTGCTAGGATCCCTATTGACGATATTGTAATCGTTATGCATGTATGAGGACAAAATATCGAGAGAATTAGTTGATGAAGGAAAGTAAAGGCCAGGGAATGGGGAATTAAAGATGGAAACTGTCCAAGCATCCCATCTTTTGTGGGTTCTATGTTAAACAAGGAAATCTGAATGAGACATATGCTACCATCACTTGTCACAATCTCACAcagtcacacacacacacacaatataaTAAGTGATGCGACGATTCCCACATTTTCCATACTTGTAAATAAAGTCATAAACACACTTGGTTTCCTCACCATTCTTTGCCTGTATAAATCGACTTTCCCTAGGCGTTCTCTTCTTCTTACTTACATTACATGTCTAGCAAGATGGTACagcaattctctctctctctctctctctctctatatatatatatatatatatcttcctgTGGTGCATTTCAAGGAGGCATGCACACACGACACGAGATTCCCTCTGTGTCTTCTGTTTGGCTTGAAATTTCCTAGTCCCGTTGGTTCTACTTCTTACATATTTAGTTGTGTTTCTTTAACGGATTTGGACACAATCATTTGATCTATGGTCTCTTCTCTTTCTTATACACTTTGGGAAAGTTGGATTAGACATTTCCACCTCTCTCAAAAGAATAGTTTTGATTTTTCAAACATTGACCCATTGGGTAAGAACCAAGGGTTTTTAGTTAGAATAATGACCAactaaaattatcaaaaaaattttttgtggtatatatataacataaagGGATGAAATTATTGGTTGATATTATAAAGTTTTGATATATAATACGACGATTAATAACCTAATTAACTATAGCTAGGAGGAATTAGCCTTCTTTTTTTGGATTCTACCAAGCCCgtacatataattaattatcattAACTTGCCTAACGCGCGTGGTTTGCGAGTTATTGTACATGCGGACTCATGTTCCACAAATGAGTGATTAGATCTCGCCTAGCTAGTTGCTCTTTGGCTCATTCTTAATTGTTCTCATCATCAAATCCCAGCAAGACCTAATCACCATTATTGTAATTACCTTCTATAATTAGGTTGATATTAGAAATCCTTGATTCGATGTAATTAGCACTATTTAAGATAATTAGGGTTTAGACCAATTGGCTCCTTCGATCCTATAAAA belongs to Tripterygium wilfordii isolate XIE 37 chromosome 2, ASM1340144v1, whole genome shotgun sequence and includes:
- the LOC120004679 gene encoding protein DROOPING LEAF-like isoform X1, which gives rise to MSLEAADKASMDMVPPSEHLCYVRCNFCNTVLAVGIPCKRLLDSVTVKCGHCSNISFLTSRPPLQGQCLDHHQFIPQEKQGFCSNTSSEPLSPKAPFVVKPPEKKHRLPSAYNRFMKEEIQRIKAANPEIPHREAFSTAAKNWARYIPNSPAGSVPRTSTSNGFDFAGMK
- the LOC120004679 gene encoding protein DROOPING LEAF-like isoform X2: MSLEAADKASMDMVPPSEHLCYVRCNFCNTVLAVGIPCKRLLDSVTVKCGHCSNISFLTSRPPLQGQCLDHHQFIPQGFCSNTSSEPLSPKAPFVVKPPEKKHRLPSAYNRFMKEEIQRIKAANPEIPHREAFSTAAKNWARYIPNSPAGSVPRTSTSNGFDFAGMK